A region from the Plasmodium chabaudi chabaudi strain AS genome assembly, chromosome: 2 genome encodes:
- a CDS encoding CIR protein has protein sequence MDNEACKLFRMVNANFKNGVVDADKFKQFTECHRYCPYEQIGRKKQRRDCNNNYERINAIGGYLRVKLSSIKNDIQTRENNDNQYIEYMLIWLSNILLQISKDHNSILEDSYKAYLEKHMGNYNYWNILGNKQYLKVSNISYMSQFYKLFDQICNTINEYNTNGAGSKNLRNISMECSKTYTKIYNEINRCGPYVNLLKNLKTTYDNFRTSVISTDKTKNLNKVIQELKPEINIDAITKEFDNECKKVHSNAEKNNLKDPSKDPSKDPSKDPPQGTPKVPPQGPPKVQPKGPQKGQPKGPQKGQPKGTPKGTQQGGSQGASKDTPPGKPQGGSKDASQGPQKGTSPGTPQKPGGSPPINKGPQPPPSGGTAPKLQTPASSGPTLGQSVGTGALPSTSGSGTDTLGSKQSGQTDPGSSARNQKSTQIDSIAPGDPTTPTPSPVASQGGSDATQGGPGIKQGGGSPGGSVGGVGDGAGGGSPGGSVGGVGDGAGGGAGGQVSKGSKAGSSGAHGNQGNPSDTHGGQGNPSGAHGSQGNSSDGQGTQGDSNGDQGITQPQSTLWSYFDLGSYISSIKSKGRQQLDNASNFIITQKDKVTSAIDNTRKLYNTAVSNAQTAYNTAVSSAKTVYDKAVSGAQTVYDTTVSGAQTVYDTTVSKAKDAYSTSKSLLNGIIDDISSQLGNIGITSTGSDDTSGSGSSGKGPPTGSGQSSTQKTSNSDSKSDPNLDQNSDPNSDPNLNPVPPAPTSAPSQPQPIQTQDSSQNTIPNGIPSSVPGHDPNIGTSIPPTPINFNTNTPSTDNGSTNYGTDIKMSEKPSILCILTKKKCDVVGIGIIVISTIIMISIMYKYLSFGWGKKTTKKRNMRKVINLVESKKTEKTVTNSVTGKKTLQIIISSSSQKKQTKKSINLVNEKIPLLNIYKLMQADPAPFINLFFLLIFFVYKRKDNSIE, from the exons ATGGATAATGAAGCg tgTAAACTATTTCGCATGGTTAAtgcaaattttaaaaatggagTTGTCGACGCAGACAAATTTAAACAATTCACGGAATGCCATCGTTATTGCCCTTATGAACAAAtaggaagaaaaaaacaacgTCGCGATTGTAATAATAACTACGAAAGAATTAACGCTATTGGTGGATACTTACGTGTGAAATTAAgtagtataaaaaatgacatACAAACTCgcgaaaataatgataatcaGTATATCGAATACATGTTGATATGGTTATCCAATATATTACTTCAGATAAGTAAGGACCATAACTCCATTTTAGAAGATTCTTATAAAGCATATTTAGAAAAACATATGggtaattataattattggAATATATTAGGTAATAAGCAGTATTTGAAAGTCAGTAATATTAGCTACATGAGTCAAttctataaattatttgatcaaatatgtaatacaattaatgaatataacaCAAATGGTGCCGGAAGTAAAAACCTTAGAAACATTTCCATGGAATGCTCTAAaacatatacaaaaatatataatgagaTTAATAGATGTGGTCCATATGTGAATTTgctaaaaaatttaaaaaccacatatgataattttaGAACTTCGGTTATAAGTACAgacaaaacaaaaaatttaaataaagttaTTCAAGAACTTAAACCAGAAATAAACATAGATGCTATTACAAAGGAATTTGATAACGAATGTAAAAAAGTGCATTCAAACGCTGAAAAGAATAACCTAAAAGATCCATCAAAAGATCCATCAAAAGATCCATCAAAAGATCCACCACAAGGCACACCAAAAGTCCCACCACAGGGCCCACCAAAAGTTCAACCAAAAGGCCCACAAAAAGGTCAACCAAAAGGCCCACAAAAAGGCCAACCAAAAGGCACACCAAAAGGCACGCAACAAGGTGGATCACAAGGCGCATCAAAAGACACACCACCAGGCAAACCACAAGGGGGATCAAAAGACGCATCACAAGGCCCACAAAAAGGCACATCACCAGGCACACCACAAAAACCAGGGGGAAGTCCCCCAATTAATAAAGGTCCGCAACCACCCCCAAGTGGGGGTACTGCACCCAAATTACAAACACCAGCTTCATCAGGTCCAACTCTAGGCCAATCAGTGGGAACAGGAGCTCTACCAAGCACGTCTGGCAGTGGAACTGATACATTAGGAAGTAAACAAAGTGGACAAACAGATCCAGGAAGTAGCGCAAGAAATCAAAAGAGTACACAAATCGATTCAATCGCCCCGGGCGATCCAACCACTCCTACCCCATCTCCAGTTGCTAGTCAAGGAGGTTCAGATGCCACTCAAGGAGGTCCAGGTATCAAACAAGGAGGTGGATCACCTGGTGGATCAGTTGGTGGAGTAGGAGATGGAGCAGGAGGTGGATCACCTGGTGGATCAGTTGGTGGAGTAGGAGATGGAGCAGGAGGTGGAGCGGGAGGTCAAGTAAGTAAAGGAAGTAAAGCCGGTTCAAGTGGTGCTCATGGAAACCAAGGAAACCCAAGCGACACCCATGGAGGCCAAGGAAATCCAAGCGGCGCCCATGGAAGCCAAGGAAATTCAAGTGATGGTCAAGGAACACAAGGAGATTCAAATGGTGATCAAGGAATAACACAACCTCAAAGCACACTATGGAGTTATTTTGATTTGGGGTCATACATTTCTTCGATCAAATCAAAAGGCAGGCAACAATTAGATAACGCttccaattttattataacgCAAAAGGACAAAGTTACTAGTGCCATTGATAATACTcgtaaattatataatacagCTGTGTCTAATGCACAAACTGCTTACAATACAGCTGTATCAAGTGCAAAAACTGTTTACGATAAAGCTGTATCTGGTGCGCAAACTGTTTACGATACAACTGTGTCTGGTGCACAAACTGTTTACGATACAACTGTGTCTAAGGCCAAAGATGCTTACAGCACATCTAAGAGTTTATTAAATGGCATCATTGATGATATAAGCAGCCAACTTGGAAATATAGGCATCACTTCTACAGGTAGTGATGATACATCTGGGTCAGGTAGCTCAGGGAAGGGTCCTCCCACAGGTAGTGGTCAATCAAGCACACAGAAAACTTCTAATTCGGATTCCAAATCAGATCCAAATCTAGATCAAAATTCAGACCCCAATTCAGATCCAAATTTAAATCCAGTACCACCTGCACCTACGTCTGCACCTTCACAACCACAGCCTATACAAACACAAGATTCATCACAAAATACAATTCCAAATGGTATACCTAGCTCAGTGCCAGGTCATGATCCAAATATTGGAACAAGCATACCTCCAACAccaataaattttaatacaaaCACGCCGAGCACAGACAATGGAAGTACAAATTATGGAACCGACATTAAAATGAGTGAAAAACCATCAATATTGTGTATATTAACAAAGAAGAAATGTGATGTAGTGGGTATTGGTATTATAGTTATCTCAACAATCATTATGATATCAATTATGTATAAG tatttatcatttggaTGGGGAAAAAAGACgacgaaaaaaagaaacatgAGAAAAGTTATAAATTTGGTTGAAAGCAAGAAAACTGAAAAGACTGTTACAAATTCGGTAACTGGAAAAAAAACGTtgcaaataattataagttCATCTagtcaaaaaaaacagactaaaaaatctataaatttagttaatgaaaaaataccattattaaatatatacaaacttATGCAGGCCGACCCTGCgccatttattaatttattttttttgttaattttttttgtttataaaagaaaagacaATTCCATAGaatga
- a CDS encoding fam-a protein produces the protein MNIEYTKTIFLLLSLFVYVSNETLGEKTAKDIALGNIAPKISTLTLENDGLSTRLENGDDIICTNPEEITTAAEVMDEAVTLLRHHAANKDDYSLYHSEKNANLYFTKPGNPEAGKLSIIIQDPNKYDDIVTLLSHPNGAKYFDESFISGKISRLYNANFALLQQRYRGRIGSLKKYFYALMKKVNVTSKETIIAYVPTDINDNSNPNNKNYNNTVLKKANSLKININSEEDIRNGKLKKTFSNVFGYIIKKEIDHINITYVKFVEGSYSILPKWLNKMFRGLKILKLTKLINLFSNKYMYITNDNI, from the exons atgaatatagaatatactaagacaatttttttacttttaagCTTGTTTGTATATGTGAGTAATGAAACCCTTGGGGAAAAAACTGCAAAAGATATTGCTCTAGGAAATATTGCTCCAAAAATTTCTAC CCTTACATTGGAAAATGATGGTTTGAGCACACGACTCGAAAATGGTGATGATATAATATGCACAAATCCGGAAGAAATTACAACAGCAGCTGAAGTTATGGACGAAGCTGTAACACTTTTACGACACCATGCTGCAAATAAAGACGACTACAGCTTGTATCATAGTGAGAAAAAtgcaaatttatattttacaaaaccCGGAAATCCAGAGGCTGGAAAACTTAGCATTATAATCCAAGATCCCAATAAG TATGATGACATAGTAACCCTTCTATCCCATCCCAATGGTGCCAAATATTTCGATGAAAGCTTTATTAGcg gaaAAATTTCCCGGCTATACAATGCCAATTTCGCATTATTACAACAACGATACAGAGGCCGTATTGGATCcctcaaaaaatatttttatgctttaatgaaaaaagttAAT GTAACATCAAAAGAAACTATAATTGCCTATGTACCAACAGATATAAATGACAACAGCAATcccaataataaaaactatAATAACACTGTCTTAAAAAAGGCAaattcattaaaaattaacattAATTCTGAAGAGGATATTAGAAATgggaaattaaaaaaaacattttctaACGTATTCggatatataattaaaaaagaaatcgATCACATTAATATTACCTATGTCAAATTT GTTGAAGGTAGTTATTCCATACTCCCAAAATGGcttaataaaatgtttagaggattaaaaattttaaagttaaccaaattaataaatttattttctaataaatatatgtatattacgaatgataatatttaa
- a CDS encoding fam-c protein: MNKKIFSLACIVLYSLLAISIHCSEQKASSVRVFFRSIKKPNKSKGKNGIESKCETQLNNNNNNSPKNEDKKIKNRKLVVYYDEKTNLWGYGCCGLWYLFD; the protein is encoded by the exons atgaataaaaagaTATTTAGTTTAGCTTGTATCGTCTTGTATTCCCTTTTGGCTATATCAATACATTGCTCGGAACAGAAA GCATCTAGCGTAAGGGTTTTTTTTCGTTCTATCAAAAAACCAAACAAAAGTAAGGGAAAAAATGGTATAGAATCTAAATGTGAAActcaattaaataataacaataataacagtcctaaaaatgaagacaaaaaaataaaaaatagaaaactAGTCGTCTATTACGATGAAAAAACGAACCTTTGGGGGTATGGTTGTTGTGGTTTGTGGTATCTATTTGattga